From the Pedobacter cryoconitis genome, one window contains:
- a CDS encoding helix-turn-helix domain-containing protein, which translates to MSLQEFYEMFAVNRPDVTIPNTILDAHTGHFNVFKRFGYCTLNPSPYNRRDFYKIAYIIGKGILHYPNQQIEIDGCALMITNQTIPYSWQSTSEFQSGYFCLFTENFMRQRTEPLKNSLLARIQDNPVFYINKEQQEHVARIFEKMLAEMESDYTYKYDLIRNYVNLLIHEAMKMQPCEAQVKSNNASSRIASLFFELLERQFPIYSPDHVLQLRTANDFAERLSIHVNHLNHAVKEVTGKTTSEHISGRIANEAIALLKHTEWNISEIGYCLGFEYPANFNLFFKRQTMAVPKSFREKTIGLS; encoded by the coding sequence ATGTCCCTTCAGGAGTTTTATGAGATGTTTGCTGTTAACCGACCAGACGTCACTATTCCCAATACAATACTTGATGCACATACCGGACATTTTAATGTATTTAAAAGGTTCGGTTACTGCACCTTAAATCCTTCTCCTTATAACAGGAGGGATTTTTATAAAATTGCATACATCATTGGAAAAGGGATTCTCCATTATCCAAATCAGCAGATAGAGATTGATGGTTGTGCCTTAATGATCACCAATCAGACTATCCCATATTCGTGGCAGTCAACTTCTGAATTTCAATCGGGCTATTTCTGCTTGTTTACCGAAAATTTTATGCGTCAGCGCACTGAGCCGCTAAAAAATTCTCTGCTGGCCAGGATACAGGATAATCCTGTGTTTTATATTAATAAGGAGCAGCAGGAACATGTGGCCAGGATCTTTGAAAAAATGCTGGCAGAAATGGAGAGTGATTATACTTATAAGTATGATCTGATCCGTAATTATGTGAATCTGCTTATTCATGAAGCGATGAAAATGCAGCCTTGTGAAGCACAGGTTAAGTCAAATAATGCGTCTTCCCGTATTGCATCTTTGTTTTTTGAACTGCTGGAAAGACAATTTCCTATTTATTCTCCTGATCATGTATTGCAGCTTCGTACAGCGAATGATTTTGCAGAACGGTTGTCTATTCATGTGAACCACCTGAATCATGCGGTGAAGGAAGTAACTGGTAAAACTACTTCTGAGCATATTTCCGGACGTATTGCAAATGAAGCTATTGCCTTGCTCAAACATACGGAATGGAATATTTCGGAAATAGGCTATTGCCTGGGTTTTGAATATCCTGCAAATTTCAATCTTTTCTTTAAACGCCAGACTATGGCCGTACCAAAATCATTCCGGGAGAAAACAATTGGCTTAAGTTAG
- a CDS encoding RES family NAD+ phosphorylase, which produces MIVFRIGHKNYAGSLTASGANGRWASTGKRVIYCAENIPLAFMENMVRRQGVGFNQDFKTVFIEIPDDLLISTVEESKLDPDWRDPYDYSHCQPIGNKWFDDLRIPVLKVPSAVMPECNNYVINTLHPDFKRIKLIAVTDLVPDARIEDILKKYH; this is translated from the coding sequence ATGATCGTATTCAGAATAGGGCATAAAAATTATGCAGGCTCGCTCACTGCTTCGGGTGCAAATGGACGATGGGCTTCTACTGGTAAGCGTGTAATTTACTGTGCAGAAAACATCCCGCTGGCCTTTATGGAAAATATGGTGAGGCGGCAGGGAGTTGGTTTTAATCAGGATTTTAAAACAGTTTTTATTGAAATTCCGGACGATTTACTGATCAGTACGGTAGAAGAAAGTAAGCTGGACCCCGACTGGCGTGATCCTTATGATTATAGTCATTGCCAGCCGATAGGTAATAAATGGTTTGATGATCTGCGGATACCTGTTTTGAAAGTTCCGTCAGCGGTAATGCCGGAATGCAATAATTATGTAATCAATACTTTACATCCTGATTTCAAAAGGATTAAATTAATTGCAGTCACAGACCTTGTTCCTGATGCAAGAATAGAAGATATCCTCAAAAAATACCATTAA
- a CDS encoding TolC family protein: MPRISFSTLLFSSFLCTAVTTEAQTLNMKDAVHTAITNYGTIKAKSNYVSASKQSVEQARREYLPNLTLAAQQDYGTINGQNGPLSALGGLSTASSGPALAQQNWNAAFGALYLSNINWDFFSFGRIREKIKVSKEILKRDENDLSQEIFQHEVRVSAAYLNLLAAQRLTKSQQKNLERAIVFKDNASLRAKNGLIAGVDSSLAAAEVSNAKISLTKAVDLEQEQANKLGVLMGVTATGFKVDTASINHVPQSILLADTNVNFKEHPLLKFYKNRIEVSNQQLNYYKKLAYPTFSLIGILQGRGSGFETNYPNDLNAYSHSYGDGVNPTRGNYLFGVGVTWNLTTILRNAPQVKAQRYISSGLQNEYELVDQQLHAQLALAETKIKNAMDNYNEAPVQVKAASEAYLQKSTLYKNGLTTIVDLTQALYALNRAETDRDIAYTNVWQALLLKSAAMGDYNLFINEF, translated from the coding sequence ATGCCCCGAATATCATTTTCTACCCTTCTTTTTTCCTCTTTCCTGTGTACTGCTGTAACTACTGAGGCCCAAACCCTGAATATGAAGGATGCGGTCCATACAGCAATTACCAATTACGGAACTATAAAGGCAAAAAGCAATTACGTGAGCGCCTCTAAACAATCAGTTGAACAGGCCAGAAGGGAGTATCTCCCAAATTTAACACTTGCTGCACAGCAAGATTATGGAACTATTAATGGTCAGAACGGACCGCTTTCTGCTTTAGGTGGATTAAGCACGGCTTCGTCTGGCCCGGCACTTGCCCAGCAAAATTGGAATGCTGCTTTTGGAGCGCTTTATCTCAGTAATATAAACTGGGATTTCTTCAGCTTCGGAAGAATCCGTGAAAAGATCAAAGTTTCAAAAGAAATCCTTAAGCGGGATGAAAATGATCTGAGCCAGGAAATATTCCAGCATGAGGTGCGGGTATCTGCTGCTTATCTGAATTTGCTTGCGGCTCAGCGACTCACTAAATCTCAGCAGAAAAACCTGGAAAGAGCGATAGTTTTTAAAGATAATGCGTCACTGCGTGCAAAAAATGGACTGATCGCCGGAGTAGATTCTTCTTTAGCTGCGGCAGAAGTTTCAAACGCTAAAATTTCACTGACCAAGGCAGTTGATCTGGAACAGGAACAGGCGAATAAACTGGGCGTTTTAATGGGGGTTACTGCTACTGGTTTTAAGGTAGACACTGCATCGATTAACCATGTTCCGCAGTCAATTTTATTAGCAGATACCAATGTGAATTTTAAAGAGCACCCGCTTTTGAAATTTTACAAGAACAGAATAGAGGTTAGTAATCAACAATTGAATTATTACAAGAAGCTGGCTTACCCGACTTTTTCTTTAATCGGAATACTACAGGGCAGGGGTTCAGGATTTGAAACTAACTATCCGAATGACCTGAATGCGTATTCACATAGTTATGGTGATGGAGTTAATCCAACCCGTGGTAATTATTTGTTCGGTGTTGGCGTAACGTGGAATTTAACGACGATTCTGCGTAATGCTCCGCAGGTTAAAGCACAGCGTTATATTTCCAGTGGCCTGCAAAATGAATATGAACTGGTTGATCAGCAATTACATGCGCAGCTGGCACTTGCTGAAACCAAGATTAAAAATGCAATGGACAATTATAACGAAGCTCCTGTACAGGTTAAGGCAGCGAGTGAGGCGTATTTGCAGAAAAGTACTTTGTATAAAAATGGGTTGACAACAATTGTTGATTTAACGCAGGCACTTTATGCGCTGAACAGGGCAGAGACTGATCGTGATATTGCTTATACCAATGTTTGGCAGGCTTTATTATTGAAATCAGCCGCAATGGGTGATTATAATCTATTTATTAACGAATTTTAA
- a CDS encoding antitoxin Xre-like helix-turn-helix domain-containing protein: protein MSATSVLLSDKRTETLRVKFNAIDVSDDMKVFQYARQGLKPGLFYDFAEAINISNKSLADLINISSRTISNYKEQKKLLEPVYGEHLLKLIGLYKKGVELFGTVDEFSYWLNKPFWNSKERPMDWLTTPGGVDLVADELLKMAYGDAV from the coding sequence ATGTCAGCTACAAGTGTATTACTTTCGGATAAACGCACAGAGACACTTCGCGTCAAGTTTAATGCAATTGATGTAAGTGATGATATGAAGGTCTTTCAATATGCCAGACAGGGGTTAAAACCCGGTTTATTCTATGATTTTGCTGAAGCGATTAATATTTCAAATAAATCACTGGCGGATTTGATTAATATATCATCCAGAACAATCAGCAATTATAAAGAGCAGAAAAAATTACTGGAACCTGTTTATGGAGAGCATTTGCTTAAATTAATAGGCCTTTATAAAAAAGGAGTGGAGTTATTTGGTACTGTAGATGAGTTCAGTTACTGGTTAAATAAACCTTTCTGGAATTCAAAAGAGCGTCCTATGGACTGGTTAACTACCCCGGGCGGAGTAGATCTGGTTGCAGATGAGCTTTTGAAAATGGCTTATGGTGACGCTGTTTAA
- a CDS encoding efflux RND transporter periplasmic adaptor subunit, with protein MNKQIFRRTSFFLSSIALAAMLSSCHHEEKKENKAADKKVELKTFVLSKEKMATSLKMPGELIAYQQVDLYAKVSSFVRTLKADIGSEVKQGQLLMTLEAPELASQLAAAESRLKSQEAVYTASKANYDRLFETSKTPGTISKNDLDQAIAKRNSDLAQFNAAKAAYKEVGSIQNYLEIRAPFDGVISSRNVNLGAYVGPSGKGSEFPLFTLQQQKHLRLAISIPELYTGYLKEGDAVTFTVKSQPDLLFTAKVKRLSGALDQRLRSERVEMDVPNLLKQLLPGMVADVSIPLPANASTFTVPKTALVESAEGVYVIRSNGGKAEKVTVKKGRETDDRIEIFGDIKEGDVLVSQANEEIHPGDVIKP; from the coding sequence ATGAACAAACAAATATTCCGCCGGACTTCCTTTTTTTTAAGCAGTATTGCATTGGCAGCCATGCTGAGCAGTTGTCACCACGAAGAGAAAAAAGAAAATAAAGCTGCTGATAAAAAAGTTGAGCTCAAGACTTTTGTGCTGAGCAAAGAAAAAATGGCAACTTCATTGAAAATGCCAGGTGAGCTGATTGCTTATCAACAGGTTGATTTATATGCTAAGGTGAGCAGTTTTGTGAGAACACTTAAAGCAGATATTGGCTCTGAGGTTAAACAGGGACAGCTGCTAATGACACTGGAAGCACCAGAACTGGCTTCGCAGCTTGCAGCTGCTGAATCCCGTCTGAAATCTCAGGAAGCTGTTTATACAGCCAGTAAGGCGAATTACGACCGTTTGTTTGAAACCAGTAAAACTCCCGGAACAATTTCCAAGAATGATCTGGATCAGGCCATTGCGAAAAGAAACTCAGACCTTGCTCAGTTTAATGCGGCAAAGGCAGCTTATAAAGAAGTAGGGTCTATCCAGAATTACCTGGAAATCCGTGCTCCTTTTGATGGGGTAATTTCTTCGAGAAATGTGAATCTTGGGGCTTATGTAGGGCCATCAGGAAAAGGATCTGAATTTCCTTTATTCACTTTACAACAACAGAAACATTTGCGTCTGGCAATCTCTATTCCGGAATTATATACTGGATATCTTAAAGAAGGGGATGCAGTTACTTTTACTGTGAAATCGCAACCGGATTTATTGTTTACTGCGAAGGTAAAAAGGTTATCTGGTGCACTGGATCAGCGTTTACGTTCCGAAAGAGTAGAAATGGATGTTCCTAATTTGCTGAAGCAGCTTTTACCAGGAATGGTAGCAGATGTTTCGATTCCTTTGCCAGCAAATGCAAGTACTTTTACTGTTCCTAAAACTGCTTTGGTTGAAAGTGCAGAAGGTGTATATGTAATTCGTTCTAATGGTGGGAAAGCAGAAAAGGTAACGGTTAAAAAGGGACGTGAAACGGATGACAGGATAGAAATTTTTGGTGATATTAAAGAAGGGGATGTCCTGGTTAGTCAGGCAAATGAAGAAATTCATCCCGGAGACGTTATCAAACCATAA
- a CDS encoding efflux RND transporter permease subunit, translated as MNLIRFALRKPISIMVFVAGLLFFGISAMTSIKVDILPQMNLPVIYIAHPFGGYTPTQMESYFAKNYVNVLLFANGIKSIETKNTQGLMLMKLTYYEGTNMAQAASELSALSNRAQAIFPPGSQPPFIIRFDASSLPIGQLVLSSPTRSNNELQDLANTYVRASFTAIPGLLAPAPFGGSPRTVEINVNPGLMRSHNLTVEQIVSAISTNNQTAPSGNVRIGDKNYITPTNYTIKEIKDFENIPLFKGGVQNLYLRDVASVKDGADVTNGYALINGKRSVYLSIAKSGDASTWDVVKNLKANLPKIQNTLPEDVKLSYEFDQSVSVINAVESLISEGAIGAILTGLMVLLFLGDKRAALIVILTIPTSIIAGVLFLKLFGQTINIMSLSGLALAIGILVDESTVTIENIHQHFDMGKPKALAIWDACKEIAFPKLLILLCILAVFAPAFTMTGIPGALFLPLALAIGFSMIISFLLSQTFVPILANWLMVAHPHKHVKTNPAITEDEDAFNQTGLTLESEQETLNQKKILVEREGYDEGGKVTLFDKFRNRFMRFIDRLFLIRKPVVIIYLIVIIGSAILMLANIGRDVLPKVNSSQFQLRMRAPDGTRIERTEEKANMILKVLKKMVGPEHVGITSVYVGQHPALFSVNPIYLFMGGPHEAVFQIALKDYHVNMDELKDKLRDEVKKQIPDVKLSFEPIELTDKVLSQGSPTPVEVRIAGKNKKINEEYAGKIVSELRKINYMRDVQIAQPIKYPSLNINIDRVRAAQLGIDLNDISKSLVASTSSSRYTDKNNWVDEKIGLSYGVQVQVPLNQMNSKDDLGEIPLLKNSSRPVLSDVATIKADTTYGENDNLGATPYLSVTANLNDKDLGSANKDVTLAIKNLGELPRGVVVEQIGLGKVLDETLTSLQTGLLVAIVVIFLMLSANFQSFRVPLVILATVPAVILGSLLLLKLTGSTLNLQSYMGIIMSVGVSIANAVLLITNAEELRKHNGNALESAREAAGLRLRPIIMTSVAMVAGMLPMAIGHGEGGDQVSPLGRAVIGGLIASTFAVLIILPMVFAWVQGKVSTQSLSLDPEDEESAHFIKGLHEGK; from the coding sequence ATGAATTTAATACGTTTTGCATTGCGAAAACCCATTTCAATAATGGTGTTTGTTGCCGGTTTACTGTTCTTCGGTATCAGTGCCATGACCAGTATCAAGGTCGATATTTTACCTCAGATGAATTTGCCGGTTATTTATATCGCCCACCCGTTTGGGGGATATACACCTACTCAAATGGAGTCTTATTTTGCTAAAAACTATGTCAATGTCTTGCTTTTTGCGAATGGTATAAAAAGTATTGAAACTAAAAATACACAGGGGTTGATGCTGATGAAGCTGACCTATTATGAGGGAACGAATATGGCACAGGCGGCCTCAGAACTGAGCGCGCTGTCTAATCGGGCCCAGGCGATCTTCCCCCCCGGGTCCCAGCCCCCCTTTATTATCAGGTTTGATGCGTCATCCTTACCTATTGGACAGCTGGTATTAAGCAGTCCGACCCGCAGTAATAATGAATTGCAGGATTTAGCGAATACCTATGTCCGTGCTTCTTTTACGGCTATTCCAGGTTTACTGGCTCCTGCACCTTTTGGGGGTAGCCCGCGTACGGTAGAGATTAATGTGAATCCAGGTTTAATGCGGTCACATAACCTTACTGTAGAGCAGATTGTAAGTGCAATCAGTACGAATAACCAGACGGCTCCTTCGGGAAATGTGCGTATAGGGGATAAAAACTATATTACACCAACTAATTATACGATTAAAGAAATCAAAGATTTTGAGAATATCCCATTGTTTAAAGGAGGGGTTCAGAATCTTTATTTACGTGATGTTGCCAGTGTAAAAGATGGAGCGGATGTAACGAATGGTTATGCATTGATTAATGGTAAACGTTCTGTTTATCTGAGTATTGCCAAGTCGGGGGATGCTTCGACATGGGATGTAGTGAAGAATCTGAAGGCTAATTTGCCGAAAATTCAAAATACATTGCCTGAGGATGTGAAGTTATCTTATGAGTTTGACCAGTCTGTATCTGTTATCAATGCTGTAGAAAGTTTAATCAGTGAGGGTGCTATTGGAGCTATTCTGACGGGTTTAATGGTATTATTGTTTTTAGGAGATAAAAGAGCTGCATTAATCGTTATCCTGACGATTCCAACTTCAATTATTGCAGGTGTATTGTTCCTGAAATTATTTGGACAGACTATTAATATTATGTCACTTTCAGGGCTGGCACTGGCCATTGGTATCCTGGTGGATGAGTCTACGGTAACGATAGAGAATATTCACCAGCATTTTGATATGGGGAAACCCAAGGCGCTGGCGATATGGGATGCTTGTAAGGAGATTGCTTTTCCTAAGTTGCTGATCTTATTATGTATCCTGGCTGTATTTGCACCTGCTTTTACGATGACAGGTATACCTGGAGCCTTATTTTTACCTTTGGCATTAGCTATTGGGTTCTCCATGATCATTTCTTTCCTTTTATCCCAGACTTTTGTCCCTATTCTGGCGAACTGGTTAATGGTGGCGCATCCGCACAAGCATGTAAAAACGAATCCTGCTATTACCGAGGATGAGGATGCTTTTAATCAAACGGGTTTGACATTGGAATCTGAGCAGGAAACGCTGAACCAGAAAAAAATTCTGGTAGAGCGTGAGGGTTATGATGAAGGTGGAAAAGTGACGTTATTTGATAAATTCAGAAATAGGTTTATGCGTTTCATTGACCGTTTATTCCTGATCCGTAAGCCGGTTGTGATTATTTACCTGATCGTTATTATTGGTTCTGCGATCCTAATGTTAGCTAATATTGGCCGTGATGTATTGCCTAAAGTGAATTCAAGCCAGTTTCAGCTGAGGATGCGTGCTCCCGATGGTACACGTATAGAAAGAACAGAGGAAAAAGCAAATATGATCCTGAAAGTCCTGAAAAAAATGGTAGGGCCTGAACATGTGGGAATTACTTCTGTTTATGTTGGACAGCATCCTGCGCTTTTCTCTGTGAATCCAATTTATTTATTTATGGGCGGACCTCATGAGGCTGTTTTCCAGATCGCATTGAAAGACTATCATGTGAATATGGATGAGCTGAAAGATAAGTTGCGTGATGAGGTTAAAAAACAGATTCCTGATGTAAAGTTATCATTTGAGCCTATCGAATTAACTGATAAGGTATTAAGTCAGGGTTCTCCAACTCCGGTGGAAGTCAGAATTGCTGGTAAAAACAAAAAGATAAACGAGGAATATGCGGGTAAAATCGTCTCTGAGTTAAGGAAAATCAATTATATGAGAGATGTGCAGATTGCACAGCCGATTAAATATCCTTCGTTAAATATCAATATTGACAGGGTACGTGCTGCTCAGCTGGGAATTGATTTAAATGATATCTCGAAATCATTGGTTGCTTCGACTTCATCTTCCCGTTATACAGATAAAAATAACTGGGTAGATGAAAAGATCGGTTTATCTTATGGTGTTCAGGTACAGGTTCCTTTAAACCAGATGAACAGTAAAGATGATCTTGGTGAAATCCCGCTGCTTAAAAACAGCAGCAGACCTGTATTAAGTGATGTCGCTACAATTAAAGCTGATACTACTTATGGTGAAAATGATAACCTTGGGGCTACGCCATACTTATCTGTAACTGCGAACCTGAATGATAAAGATTTGGGGTCGGCCAATAAAGATGTGACTCTGGCTATCAAAAACCTGGGTGAACTGCCAAGGGGAGTTGTGGTAGAACAGATTGGTCTGGGAAAAGTGCTGGATGAAACGCTGACTAGTTTGCAGACTGGTTTATTAGTGGCTATTGTCGTGATTTTCCTAATGTTATCGGCTAACTTCCAGTCGTTCAGGGTACCACTTGTTATTCTGGCAACAGTTCCGGCCGTAATATTAGGATCACTGTTATTGTTGAAATTGACGGGTTCTACGCTTAACTTACAGTCTTATATGGGGATTATCATGTCTGTCGGGGTGTCTATTGCCAATGCGGTCTTGTTAATTACGAATGCAGAGGAGTTGAGAAAACATAACGGAAATGCACTGGAATCTGCCAGAGAAGCAGCTGGGTTACGTTTACGTCCAATCATTATGACCAGTGTGGCGATGGTTGCGGGTATGTTACCGATGGCTATTGGTCATGGAGAGGGTGGGGATCAGGTATCTCCACTGGGAAGAGCGGTAATCGGAGGATTAATTGCTTCTACTTTCGCCGTATTAATTATCTTGCCTATGGTATTTGCATGGGTACAAGGTAAAGTTTCTACACAGTCCTTATCCTTAGATCCGGAAGATGAAGAAAGTGCACATTTTATTAAAGGATTACATGAAGGTAAATAA
- a CDS encoding class I SAM-dependent methyltransferase — MKNNYDSIADYYDVLSRMVFFRAQVKAQIQQLSAVPANSTILIAGGGTGWILEELAKVHSSGLKITYVEISSKMLERSKKRAVKGNRVEFIHAAMEDFKPSGFYDVLITAFFFDNFSADNIRLIFNQLNALLKPGGIWLFADFYYTKQSGKRWQLLLLKSMYLFFSKISSVEAKTLINTEHFFEEQTYAVLKTDFYYGSFIKAIIYRKPAEIIPVLLG, encoded by the coding sequence ATGAAGAACAATTATGACAGTATAGCGGATTATTATGATGTGCTGAGCAGAATGGTCTTTTTCCGGGCACAGGTCAAAGCACAGATCCAGCAGTTAAGTGCGGTTCCCGCAAACAGTACTATTTTAATTGCAGGAGGGGGGACTGGCTGGATATTGGAAGAACTTGCTAAAGTTCATTCTTCTGGATTAAAGATCACCTATGTCGAAATTTCATCCAAAATGCTCGAACGTTCAAAAAAAAGAGCGGTAAAGGGAAATAGGGTGGAGTTCATCCATGCGGCAATGGAAGATTTTAAACCTTCAGGGTTTTATGATGTACTGATTACTGCTTTCTTTTTTGATAATTTTTCTGCGGACAATATCCGGTTGATCTTTAATCAGCTCAATGCTTTGCTTAAGCCTGGTGGAATATGGCTTTTTGCGGATTTTTATTATACGAAGCAATCCGGGAAGAGGTGGCAATTACTTTTATTAAAGTCTATGTATTTGTTTTTCAGCAAGATTTCATCCGTGGAGGCAAAAACGTTGATTAATACGGAGCATTTTTTTGAAGAACAGACTTATGCCGTCTTAAAAACTGATTTTTATTACGGTAGTTTTATTAAAGCAATTATTTATCGGAAACCGGCTGAGATTATTCCGGTTTTATTGGGATAA